Genomic window (Cryptosporangium minutisporangium):
TCGCGGGGTGTCGCTCGTCATGGTTCCTCATCCGTACGGTGGACCCGCCGTCCGGCGAGGTACCACCGCACTCCGAGGTGCTCCTCGCCCGCGGCCCGTTCACCTTCGAGGACGAGTTGGCGCTACTCCGCGAGCACCGCATCGACGTCGTGGTGACCAAGGACAGCGGCGGCAGCGCGACCTACCCCAAACTAGCCGCCGCCCGCGCCCAAGGCCTCCCCGTGGTGCTCGTCACCCGCCCGCCCCTGCCCCCCGTTGCCACGGTGCCCACCCCGGAAGCCGCCCACCGATGGCTCGCGTCCGCACTTCCAGCCTGACGCACCGGCATATCGACGCTACGGCGCGGCGCGTAGCGTCGATATGCCGTCATGCCGAGGGCCTGTGGACAGCTGACGCGGCGCGACGAGCGTTTCGCGCACTCTCGAGTGATGCCGCGTCGCCCGCACAAGCCCGCTGCATTGCGCGGTCAGTGCTTCCTCGGTTCGGAGGCCGTGAGAGCAGGACTACTCACCCGGCGGCAGCTGTGCAGCCAGGGGTGGCGCAAGTTCGGCCACGACGTCTACGCGGACGCCGACCTGGGCGACACACATCTGGTCCGGTGCCGGGCGATCGGGTTGGTCCTGCCGAGCGGAGCGGCGATCACCGGACGGTCCGCAGCGTGTCTCGACGGATTGCCGATCGACCAGAAGGACGCCTTGGTGCATGTCCTCGCGCCGCTGGGGACCCGGTTGGAGCGCCCCCAGTGCCGCGTGGCGCGGACTGGCTGGCTCCCCCACGGGCACATCCGTCCGGGTAGCGACCCGCCGGTCACGGCCTCCACCCGGACGGCCTGGGAGATCGCGTCCGAGTCGGATGTCGTCGAGGCAGTCGTGGCACTTGACGTGCTGTTCCGCGCGAACCGTCCGCGCCAAGAGGCGATGGGGAGCTGGGTCGCCGCCTACCCGGACAGCGCCGCAGCGAGCGCTATCGCCCTGGCGGATGGTCGCTCCGAGTCACCGCAAGAGTCCCGAGCGCGTGTGCGCATCGTGCTGGAAGGCTTCCCGCCACCGACGCCGCAGTACGAGGTGGTGGCGAACGGGAGATTCGTCGCACGGGTCGATCTCGCGTGGCCCGAGGTGAAGGTTGCCGTGGAGTACGACGGCGCGTGGCACGCGGAGCCGGGTCAGATGGCGAAGGATCGTGCTCGCCTCAACCGGCTCATGGACGCGGGATGGACCGTGCTGCACCTGACGAGCGCAACCCTTAAGCATCCGTCGCTCTTTGCTGCGTTCTGCGCGCAACTCAGGTCTGCGCTCGGGGTGTGACGCCATATGGACGCTACGTCGGCCGACGTAGCGTCCATATGGCGTTGTCAGCCTGGATAGCGGCGGGACGTGTAGACGGTGTGGCCGTCGGAGCGGGTTTGGGAGGAACCCACGATCAGCAGCGTGCGCATGTCGATCTCGGACGGCTCGAGGTCGGCGAGGCGCACCACCCGCACGCTCTCGGACGAGCCGCCGACGTCCCGGCCGATCACCACCGGGGTGTCCCCGTCCCGGTGCTTCAGCAGCAACTCCTTCGCCGCCACGATCTGGTGTCGGCGACTCTTCGACGCCGGGTTGTAGATCGCGATCACGAAGTCCGCCGCCGCAGCGGCATCCAGTCGGGCGGCGATGGTCTCCCAGGGCTTGAGCCGGTCGGACAGCGACAGGATGCAGAAGTCGTGGCCGAGCGGGGCGCCCACCCGACTGGCCACCGCCTGAGCGGCAGTGATTCCCGGTACGACCCGTACGGGCACGTGCTTCCAGCGGGGCTCCTCCGCCACTTCGAGCACCGCCGCGGCCATCGCGAACACCCCCGGATCCCCCGACGACACGACCGCGACCCGGGCCCCACGAGACGCGAGGTCCAGCGCGAACGCTGCGCGCTCGGCCTCCACCCGGTTGTCGGACGGGTGACGCCGCTGCCGGGGATTGGCCGGCACCCGGTCGAGGTACGGCTCGTACCCGACGAGGTCGTCGGCGGCGGCCAGTGCGGCCTGGGCCTCCGGCGTCTGCCAGTCCCGCCCGCCCGGCCCCAGACCGACGACGACGACCTCCCCGACCCGCTCCGAAACCACCGCCGGAGCGGGGGCAGCCGCTGCGCCAGAAAGCCCGGGGGAGAGACGACTCGGCAGCACGGCCATCGAGAAGTACGGCACCGAGTCCGGGTCGACGTCGGCCAGTGGCGCGACCCGCTCGGACGACGTCGTCGCCCGCTCGACGTACCAGGCCTCGTCCAGACGGCCGGCCTCGGAAAGCGCCTCCCGCACCGCGCCGAACGTGCGGCCCAGTTTCATCACGACGGCGGGATCCGGACCCGCCAGCCGGGTGGCCAGCTCCGAGGTCGGCAAGGTCCCCGGTAGCACCGTGAGTACTTCGTCCCGCTCCACCAGCGGACGTCCGAGCACCGCGGACGCGCCGCTCACCGACGTCACGCCCGGCACGACGTGTGCCTCGTAGCGGGGCGCGAGGCGCTTGTGCAGGTGCATGTAGGAGCCGTAGAAGAACGGGTCGCCTTCGGCGAGCACGACCACGTCCCGGCCGGCGTCCAGGTGGGCGGCGAGCCTCGCTGCGCAGTCCGCGTAGAAGTCCTCCAGCGCTCCTTCGTACCCGCCCGGGTGAGCAGTTTTCTCGGTCGTCACCGGGTAGACGAGCTGCTCTTCGATCTGCCCCTCGCGCAGGTACGGGGCGGCGACCGAGCGCGCGACGCTACGTCCGTGGCGGGCGCTGTGATACGCGATCACTTCGGCGTCGGAGATCAGGCGGGCCGCCTTGACGGTGACCAGCTCCGGATCGCCCGGTCCGACACCGACGCCGTACAAACGACCGCTCATCACTCTTCCTCGCTGGCCAGCGCGTTGAGCGCCCCGGCCGTCATCGCGCTGCCACCCCGGCGTCCGCGCACGATCAGGTACTCCAGCCCGAGCTCGTTCGCGGCCAGGGCGTCCTTCGACTCGGCGGCGCCCACGAAG
Coding sequences:
- a CDS encoding endonuclease domain-containing protein, encoding MRAGLLTRRQLCSQGWRKFGHDVYADADLGDTHLVRCRAIGLVLPSGAAITGRSAACLDGLPIDQKDALVHVLAPLGTRLERPQCRVARTGWLPHGHIRPGSDPPVTASTRTAWEIASESDVVEAVVALDVLFRANRPRQEAMGSWVAAYPDSAAASAIALADGRSESPQESRARVRIVLEGFPPPTPQYEVVANGRFVARVDLAWPEVKVAVEYDGAWHAEPGQMAKDRARLNRLMDAGWTVLHLTSATLKHPSLFAAFCAQLRSALGV
- a CDS encoding precorrin-2 C(20)-methyltransferase, with translation MSGRLYGVGVGPGDPELVTVKAARLISDAEVIAYHSARHGRSVARSVAAPYLREGQIEEQLVYPVTTEKTAHPGGYEGALEDFYADCAARLAAHLDAGRDVVVLAEGDPFFYGSYMHLHKRLAPRYEAHVVPGVTSVSGASAVLGRPLVERDEVLTVLPGTLPTSELATRLAGPDPAVVMKLGRTFGAVREALSEAGRLDEAWYVERATTSSERVAPLADVDPDSVPYFSMAVLPSRLSPGLSGAAAAPAPAVVSERVGEVVVVGLGPGGRDWQTPEAQAALAAADDLVGYEPYLDRVPANPRQRRHPSDNRVEAERAAFALDLASRGARVAVVSSGDPGVFAMAAAVLEVAEEPRWKHVPVRVVPGITAAQAVASRVGAPLGHDFCILSLSDRLKPWETIAARLDAAAAADFVIAIYNPASKSRRHQIVAAKELLLKHRDGDTPVVIGRDVGGSSESVRVVRLADLEPSEIDMRTLLIVGSSQTRSDGHTVYTSRRYPG